ATATAGAAACCCTACCAGTTActttaataatctttttttataaaaatgattgtGAGATTATGCTTATATGTGTTACTGATTTAATAGTAGTTttggaaaatatataaaaaaaattgtaatgaaGTGGTGTGTCACCACACAAGTATCCATATTATAAGCCAGGAACGTATTTAAGATGAATTACTGTGAAGCGATGCTATGAGTTAAAAAGAAcatagaaagttaaaaaaaaaaaattgggaacgcAAGTGGTATTTATAGGAGCCTGTGGGGAGCGACATAAATCACTTCATAAATCCTTTTGCGCAACACTTGTTTGCGATGGAATCACGTGGTTGAGGAAAACtgttcaaaaaatcataaatttattgtaacgtaattaatttaatcctaaatattttgattatgtcgatttgatcctaaacctttcgacaACTTGCTGATTTTGTCGTGAACCTTTTCGATTGTGCCAActgaattttaaacattttgatgatttatcaatttagtcataaacctttcgacgacttaccaatttagtcccaccAGCCGATTTTGACTGGATATCACTTATGCGGTCTCATACCATTCTACATAGCATGATTGATGCTAACTTGTATAAATTTTGCCTCTTTTTTAGGCTTTCCTTTcgttcctttcttcttcttcttcttcttcttcttcttcttttccttgtctTTCCCTTTGGCCTGTGACTAGAGACCAGCCACCGAAGAGGATCATGCAACCTCGCCGATCACAGGTGAGGGCTCAACCCTCAGCTGCCATAGGCGGGGACTCGCGAGGATCGCTCACAAGATCTAGCAAGGGCATCCCCGCCTTGTTGTCGATTAGCAATCTTGACCGAGTAATGACCATCGAccaaagggaaaggaaagggaaaaaaaaatgcaagaattaTCCACCTCAACACCGGCTACACAATGTAGGATAGTCTAGGACCGGTCGACATCCACGTGGCGATTTCTGACCGGAATTGGcaagaatgactaaattgacaattcgtcaaaatgtttagaactaaactagcaaatcattaaaatatttaggactaaattgatagaTTTATGACCGAACTAATCACCTTTCAATAGGTTTATAGCTTTTACTTTTAAGACATGTAAAAAGGATACCACTGACTGGTGCGGTTTATTCTTGTTTGATCCACATTGCTACCGACCTCCCGAAGAATGGTTTACTCGAATCTCTGGTCGGCGCGCATCTTGATTTGTGGGTCCTGCCTTTTGGTAGAATTATGGGTTAAAGACTCGATaggctttttctctcttcttcctttttctttacacGTTTATACTTTTCCACGGGGTAGCAAAGTTTGTGCGCATAGAAGTTATGCTGAGCGCTCCTCTTGTCTGAGAAAGTTGCAGGCTCCTCATGTAAgggtaagttttttttttttctattgaatcTTCCTTTCAATTTGCAGCAACATCTTTGTTGGTTTTTGAGTGACCCTCTTATCTTCGACGTCCGTTCTAATGTTAAAATCTGTCAAACTAGAAGATCATCAGTTTGTCGAAAGCACGGGTTCCGCTCCCAAGCCGCCAaatggcttttatagtttgagctcgTATTTTTTCGATAGTTTGGGCATGGGCTCATGAATAGTTATTGTTATATAATATATCTTTCTTTTGCAATTGAGGGATGTAAGAAGACGTGcgagatgctaattatagtggaatcttctaCCTAACCGACGTTACCCTAGTTTAAGGATGGATCAGGATAAACCTTGtgtcgatttctttttctcgttttgTGCTTTACTTCATTTGTAATTTGTGTGCCGAATCCTAACAGGATTTAGATGAGAACAATAAGAATGTCGCCGAAGCAATAGATGCTGTTACAAAGCAACTTCTAGTTTCGCAGTACATTAGTCTTGGCAACTGAAAATTCAACAGAGAAGAAACGAGGAAACCTTGCTAGATACCTTAGGATTCCCTCCGCCTGATGTAACTGCGATGTGAGTCACGACTCGCTCGGAAACGGGTTTCAAACTCAAAGAAATCATTTAACAGTCTTGTTcccttacttaaaaaaaaataaagtgaagATTCCACCTCCTCTCTTCTCCAAAGAATTTCAGATATTTCTTGAGGGAGTGAATCACTCCAATAGGAAAGTGTTCTTTCTTCGATTGAGTACCCGATCTTTCTCAACGATTGATGTATCAAAGTCATGCTTCGCGGGCATTCTCAACAATCGGTATTAGAGCAAGCGGTCGGGAATCCTAATCCTAGTGATTGGGAGTTGTGGTATGCAAAGACAACGATCTGGGACCATTAAACGTGAGCAGGCACTTAAGGATTGAAGAACGCCAAAGTTCTACTGGTGCACAGTCTGGGACTGTCGGTTTGGAACTAAGCTTACTTGGTAGGGTGCCGGACGTTATAACCAAGTCATGACGGTGGATATTTCGAATTTAGTTAACGGCGTTGAGAAGTTCACTCCGAATAACTCGAATATGTGCGTGCAGTTTTATCTTTCGGGTCAAAATTGATGGTATATTGTTGGTGGCGATGGCACCACGCCACCCACAGATGATGATGAGTTGAGAAGGTGGAAGATAAAAGTTGGCAAGGTGCTCTATGCTCTAAAAGTACCCGTCTTCCACGAAAGAACCAAACATATCTCCATCAGATATCACTTCACATTAGAAGTGTGAAGTAATGGAGCGCTCAAAATTAAGTATGGCAAGACGGGAGGATCAAGTAGCgtgcataaatacaaaaaaacacTACCACAACCCGAATTCGAGACACTGGGAAACAATCTCAGACAAGAGTACCATAAAAAATTGATCTGAGGAGTGTTGAAGTGATCTAGATCTCTCCAGAACTAGTGGGTAATTGCATTCTGTGGTGTTCAGGTATCTTTAAGGAAGAGTTTTAAGTTTGTGGTATGTAACTTGTGGTGGTTAGAACTAGTGGATATAGATTGTCTAGCCTTCTTCATTTGTCAAGGACATAAGACTGATCTAGCCTTATCTCAATGAAAACCGAGTTCCtcttgtttcctttgttctctTTGTACGCACGAAACATCTAAAAATAAGTTCTTGTGCCTATGTTATCCCTTACCAAGTCTTGTCCCACACACACCCACATAGCACATTAACACCAAAACGGACAAGAACAACAACAACTTTGCTCAAACAGTAACTAAGATTACAGAGCAGCTTTCACTTTCTGAGTCGCAGCCGACTCGCCACGCTCTATATTCGTTCTAGACAACTGGAAATTCGGCATAGGAAAGAGAAGCCCTAGACACCTTACGATCCCCTCTCGTCCGATTGAGCTGCCATCTGAGTCGCGACTCTCTCGAAAATGGGCTCGAACTTGACAAATTACAGTCTTCCCCCTAACTGGAAACAATAAAGCAGCTCTTACCAAAAAGAGTGTTGAAGACGATTCAATGGGACCTTCCTGCCATTCAGGGAAAGTTTGCACATGGGTGCGTAGTGGGGAGGAATTAGTAATGGATGGTGATGAATTGCCCCACAATCTAAATGTTTCAGTTAGCATATGGAGGAATCATGAACTCGAACCAGAAAGTTCAGGACAGGGACAGATGACAAATTCTTATTGATTGCTAAGTACATCATGTGCTGTGATGCTGTTGTTCATGGTTGCTGTCTTTGGTCctgaaaattcggaaaaagatAGGATATATGTAATATATAACCATCAGCTTGTTTATACTTATTTAATTGCTCATTGTAATCCAATAGTTTGCCAAGCTGAAACTTTTAGAACTACAGAAAGGCTAGGGGAATAAGCTGCATCACTGATATATTTATTATGTCGGTGGCTCGTAACGTCTATCTTACCTTTCCAGCTGAAGATCCTAAAACATCAATGGCAAGACTGGCCTGTGAAACGCGTTCTGAAACTGAGAATCGATTGTTGGGAATACTACAAAAGGCTCTCCCCTTGCTTTTCCACCTGCACATTATCGCAGATCTTTATATTCTTGCAATTAAACAAGATTTGACGCGTTGTTCTTGCTCTCCAAGTTGTCAGTTGTCAGAAGGAGGATGTCGAGTAATTTATTCAAAATGAGGGAGTATTAGATGCCTTGTTAGTGCCATGGCTGAGAGAGGTAAGATGATCAGTCATCTTTACATTCCCACTTAAAGGGGGGAAAGTACACGAAGATGCTACTGTAGGTTTTTAAATGGCAAAATACCGAGCTATGGAGAACGGACCCCCATGATTGAAGTTGCTCAGTAGAGCACATAACAAGATATTAAACGGGGAACTCGTGTCGAAAACGCGAACGGGGCATCCGGGAATGAGACTGTTCGTGTGATTCTCGACTGTTTGTTGCATGAGCCTGGGAAAAAAGAATACACAAAGTAATCTCACTTTGTTGGGAAGGACCAGTGAAAAGAAAGCACGgccaaaaagaagggaaagcaaAGAGTATAACCTGATAAACTAATGCAAGAATCGGTCGCTTAAAGCACTGATTTTTATTCGAAGAATTTGCTCTCGGTTTGCATCCGCTTGCTCCAGAGGCTCCCTGTATATATAGAGCGACAGATGTCGTCCTGGTGTATGTCGAACATAAGCAACTCCAAGCTAATCAACAGAGCGAGAAGCTTCGGAGTTCGCCTCATTCCTCAAGAGTATCTGGTTCAAATGGCTGAAGAGAACAGGAGTCATACATGGCAACCTTTTGTTGCAATGCTAGCAATTGAGCTTGCCTTTGCCATAGTAAATGTACTATTCAAGAAATTGCTTGGTGAGGGAGTGAACCCTTTGGTCCTCATCACATACCGACTTTCAGTTTCGGCCATTTTCTTGGCTCCAGTCAGCTACATTTTGGAAAGGTGAAGCTCCTACTAGATTTTTCATTCACTAAAGATTCTCCTTTACGTAAGTAGTTCCTCGTGTTGTTAAAGATTACTTAGACAAACCTCCTTCTGTTGTTAGTTTTTCTCTACTGATGCAAACTCCTATAACTTCAATTCTGCTTTCCTCTGATTTTCCTTTGGGTGCTCAAGGTAATGGACTAAGCAAAGCACTCTTGTTTGCAGGAATAGCAGGCCGAAGCTCACGTTTAGAATTTTGTGTTACCTCTTCTTCAGCGCGATGCTGGGGTAGTTTCAGGCCTTcaatatgttttcttttccccccaGCATTCTGCTACTTGATAAGGAATGTAAATAACTGTAGGGGGTTCTATCGAAATTTTCCGCAGGGCATCACTCAGTCAATATCTCTTCCTCTTCGGAGTTCAACGAACATCTGCAACATTCTCGTGTGCATTCCTAAACTTGGCGCCCGTCATGACGTTCGTTGTTGCCTTACCGTTCAGGTACTGTCGAAAAAACCTATCAATGACTCACTTTTCCATAGAGAATGCAAGAGGGAGATAAAGAGCGACTGTGTTACACGCATGATCTTCACGCTAAGTCTGCCCATTTGAGTGACCTTTGTTTACAGGATGGAGGCTGTGGACATAAGAAGCAGCAGCGGAATAGCCAAAGTGCTGGGTTCGATTGTGTGCATCATTGGGGTCTTGACACTCACTCTCTACAGAGGAAGCTCTTTGCTCCACCATTCGGAGTCAAGTTTGCATGCTTTTAGTCCCGCTGTGAGGCTCCGGGCGACAAGGAGCACGGTGAGATGGGTGATCAGCTCCATGGCATTGTTTTCGGGGACCTTATTGTGGGCATGTTGGTTCCTTGTTCAATCCAGTATTGGGAAATCATACCCTTGCAAGTACACCAGCACAGCCTTCATGTCCTTCTTCGGTGCCCTCCAGTCTGCAACGTTAGCGAGCTTGTCGCCGGGAATGAGCCTCTCCGTGTGGGTTCTCAAGGGCAAACTCGAGATATTCTCCGTGGTCTTCGCCGTAAGCACTCATTTCGATAATGCAGAAGCTTGGTTAAGAGCAGGATTTGTGTGATCTTTTTGCATGATCTCTTTCCCACAGGGGATGGTGTGCTCGGGATTGTGCTACGTGGGGATGTCGTGGTGCGTCAAGAAAAGGGGACCCGTGTTCACGGCGGCGTTCAGCCCCCTCGTTCAGACATTTGCCGCCATGATCGGCATCCCCGCCCTCCGAGAGCAGCTTTATCTAGGGAGGTAACTCCGGATCTCATCTCATTCCGAATAAGCAAAACCATCACCAAAATCTCAATCTCTTTCAACTCAAACGTTGCGATTTCTTCTCTGTCTCATCCAACTTTTGGATGGACCAGCCTGCTGGGATCTGTTCTTGTGATCGTGGGACTGTACGTTCTGCTGTGGGGCAAGAACAGAGAGATGCTCGAGAGTGTCAAGGAAAAGGCGCAGCCGGTTCAAGACATTGACGAACAAGAAGCTAAAGCGGAAGTTGTCACAAACAAATAGCACATGAAAGAAATGTCGCTTGTTCTCCATggaatttttcccctttttttttttttcctgatcgaGTTCGAGTCAGCCGACAGAATGGTTAGTCGCGATCCGAAAACGGGTTGTGCGCCTGTTTGTGAAATCGCTGCCATTTGCATCGTCAAGCATGTAAACCTCGCCGTTTTCGGCAAATTTTCAGTGGTTGGGTTGAATTTCTCATGGTGCAACATAATAATATCATGAGGAAACATCGTACTTCAGGACACTTTCGCTCTGTCGCGGTCGCTTTCCAACTGCCGACAGTGGATGGTTGTTCAGATGGCATTAGATTTGCGTATTCATCTGACGGTTAGCAATGAAAACCAGTGATCCAACAACGGTGAAGAAAAGCCCCCGACTACTTTTCACCGCGCAACCGAGCTTTAACTATGgtctttattttgagaaattactttggagcaaaaaattaaactttttaatgttttcatttctttggCAAAATTCACTTCATTCGCGAGGTCAAAATTagtaaaagggaattaaaatgatgaagaaaaaagggaaCTTAAATGTGTAAAAAATATTAAGtgagattataaaaattttgtgaGGTGGAAATggaggaaattttttaatataggAAAAGTAAGAATTTTTACGTGAATGGAAGTCTAACATGTTATTAGTAAGTTTTTTCACAATAAAAGAAAGGCAACTTTAAATGTATTCATAAttagagaggaaaaattacacaatcaattctaaaaattttcaattttatcctaaacctTTGAGCGAACTCTCAATACGGTCATTCCGGTCAATTTCCGTCGGAAACTACCGACATGATTGCCCAATTATCGTCAACGATCCTATGGGGCACAAgcaattttcaatgaaaattggcTTAAATGACTATCTTGGAATTCATGTAAAGGTTTaggaaaaaattagtaaaattgaaaggtttcgTACCAAATTGTCAAATATGTACGATAAAGTTAGAattgatttgataatttttttattactataaCTCTATATGCTAATAGCTAGTAATTTGTCGCAAATGACTAATTTTAGGAATCAAGATTTCATAGTTATAAGCAAATTAATTTGTTTATATGTGCTTGATGCCGTACTTCATTTAGCTTAACTAAGGCTCcgttcttaaaaaaaaacaacttccaaaaatatattttttcggatttttcgacgttcaatttaggaaaataaatgagtAAAGGAAACTATTTTCCGTCAATGAAAAAATgctttcaaaagtgaggaaatcatttttcttcctcttttctccaTGACTTctttacatttctttttttttttttttctttttctttttttttttctttcttttttttttttcttttcctttctccttcttcctcataCTTCATCCACCAGTCGTGGGCCCGGGTGACGGCTGGCAACCCTCGACCGGCCATGACGCGGGCCGGCAAATTTAGGGCTCATCAGATCCaagcgagctcgagctctctTGCGGCCGGAGACCAGctaaaaaagaagggaaaagaaaaaagaagaaggaaaaaaataaataattaaaaagataaaagataaaattaaaattttgagtctttttataaataaaaaataattaaaagaagtgcatgaaggaaaatcaaatccaatttaccataccaaatgacaaaaaatattttccgatcctTTTTTCAGTTTTCAACCAAGTGCAAGAAAGTATCAtaggtaaataattttttgataaatattttttaaaaaatattatattttctgCAAAACGAACGGAGCCAATGAATTCACGTTTCTTTTCCTGTCTATAGCTTCGCCTAGCAATACCaagtttttaattttccttctttaaagtgaagaagagaagagtaAACGCTTGTATCTCCTATCGCTTCGGTGGAGCTTTCTTTGGGCAAGCAAGCCTAATCCATTATTCGTCCTTCTTCTTTCCCTTAGGTATCTTCGTTCAGCCGTTTTGAATAAAGGAAAGTAATTCgaactttttttccttcttacgaGGGAATTTAAATTGCtatccaaattttaaaaaagttatataTGTGATTTTGTATGTCAATATTTAAATGTTGTCAAAGTTTTGGACATTTTAGTTAACAAAAAACGACCATTTAGATGTTGCAGGTAAATTCAGACACGCCTAGTCTACTTTTCTAACAAActcttagggtgtgtttgtttcacggaaagtGTTTTCTTGAAATTAGTTTTTCGGATTTTCACCCGTTTGGTTCATCGAAAAATGATTCGGTcaacaaaaaacattttccggtcaataaaaagtttatgtgcaaaatcaaaaaaataaattccctAATTTGAAGAGCTGAAAACACTTTTTGGAATTtatcctctttatttttttagtattttttaatattttaatattgtattttaatgttttaatattattttttgttctttttttttttttttttttcattttcttttcttcctccctCGCCTCAACTAGCTGAAGGCGACCACCGTCGAGCCTCGAGGTTGTCGGATCTAAAGGCctcggcgagctcgaggcttgcccGGTCTCGACTAGTCTCGAGGTCGTTGGGTTGGCGGCCTCGAGCTCGCTAAATCTTTTGGCCTCAAGGCTCATTGGCTGCCTTGAGCAAATCTAGTGAGCCTTGAGTTCGCCTTGCACAAGCAAGCTCAAGCTCACCCATGGCCATCGTTGTCgcagaaggaagaaggaaggaggcagaagaaagaagaagtcgcagaaggcaaaaggaagaaggaggaagaagatgaaaaaaaaaagaaaaataagaaaaataaaaatttaaaatatagaatataatttaaaattcgaaatttttttttgcctaagataaaatgaaatcatttttcaagcgAAAATCAAACACCATAAATTTTTTCCCATCgtatatcaccaaacaaataaaaataaactctgttttcctaaaaatcatttttctgaaaacaaattatgaaaaaatatttttagtgaaacaaaAGACCCAAAAtgacttcattttctcaaataaaggtttggAGTTaccatatcaatctcaaaaaagtgGTCTTACTCATCGATTGGCTAGGCGCATTCTTATCctttattgtcatttttttctttttttccttttttctattttttaaaaatttaaaaaactaaaacttagaaataattatattaaaaaaaagaacactagCCGTGGCCGTTAGGTCGGCGATCCCGcttgtatttccttttttttcttttaatttttttaaaatttttaatttaatttaactaaaaattaggttaaaattgtgTTTTGATGAATATGTCATCCGGTCGGTCGACAAagtcaagctcttatttgaaaaagcCATAACcacttcatactcttatttgaaataaacatgCCACTTtaaacccccttttttttgtctgattcggactcttatttaaaataagaatcACTTGAGCCTTTTATTTGAGGAAATGATGACATTTCGgatcctttatttgaaaattttctattacTTAATATGTGTCATGATGATACccatttccttatttttcctattttggtggagcatattgaataaataaatatactaGGCACATATGCATCCGATGTATTTAAGAATGTTTCGATCTTAAGATCTACCAGattcgatgaaaaaaaaaatggggactgaattaataaaagtgaaataaatttaaaaaattttgcacaAATTTTAGCTCGGAGAGCCTAATGTATTTCGATCTTTTAGATCGTACAAGTTCCACGTACGATCCACGGAGATCAGAGGCTCAAATGCGTCGGAATTCTAAAACCACTGGAGAGCGAAAGAATGGCCCCACGTGGGACGCCGCAAAAAGAGCAGCCCACTGGAAGACGCTCGAAACCGAGAGCACCCACCCTCGTCCTCATCTCGATAAAACCAGAACCCAGAAGTCAGCCTGGGACCGCGAGCTTCATCCTCATCCTAATCCTCATCCGCGTCCACACCCAAGCATGTATTAATACGTATGAGTCCCTACATCCAACGGTCGTCTCCGACAGATTTCGAAGCTCCGATCTGGGTTGCCAGCGAAGGCGAACTAGCTATTCGGTTCACGAAGGAAAGGACTATTgaagaacagagagagagagagagagagagagagggatgatGATGGTGGCCATAGTGGCGGAGATCATGGAGGAGTACACGGCGGTCCTGGCGATGGCGCTGGAGCATCTGCTCCACGAAGCTCCGCTGCCGCGTCGCGTCCGCGTCCTCATCCTCCGCAGCCTCCCGTTCGCCTCGCCGCCGAGGCCCCGCCCCATACGAGCGCCTGCTTCCGTCCCCGTCCCCGTCCCCGTCCCCGTCCACGCCGCAGCAGCGTGATTTAAAGTtgtgttttcaatttttgaactTTCTGGGAGGGGGTTGGGTTGAGATTAGTCGTTTGTAAATACGAGAGGAGTTTTGATTTGTTttcgtggctttttttttttattgatttgttcTTCCTCTGCGGTGCCCTGTTTCGCTAGCGATCGACGTTTGGGGAATGTATGAACGAACGAACGTTGAATTGGTTTCGAgctttcctcctcctctcctggGAATTCTTACATGCACGGAAGCCATCTCTCCAGTCGATTGCTTGTCAA
The sequence above is drawn from the Rhodamnia argentea isolate NSW1041297 chromosome 9, ASM2092103v1, whole genome shotgun sequence genome and encodes:
- the LOC115740872 gene encoding WAT1-related protein At3g30340-like encodes the protein MAEENRSHTWQPFVAMLAIELAFAIVNVLFKKLLGEGVNPLVLITYRLSVSAIFLAPVSYILERNSRPKLTFRILCYLFFSAMLGASLSQYLFLFGVQRTSATFSCAFLNLAPVMTFVVALPFRMEAVDIRSSSGIAKVLGSIVCIIGVLTLTLYRGSSLLHHSESSLHAFSPAVRLRATRSTVRWVISSMALFSGTLLWACWFLVQSSIGKSYPCKYTSTAFMSFFGALQSATLASLSPGMSLSVWVLKGKLEIFSVVFAGMVCSGLCYVGMSWCVKKRGPVFTAAFSPLVQTFAAMIGIPALREQLYLGSLLGSVLVIVGLYVLLWGKNREMLESVKEKAQPVQDIDEQEAKAEVVTNK